One Leopardus geoffroyi isolate Oge1 chromosome B1, O.geoffroyi_Oge1_pat1.0, whole genome shotgun sequence DNA window includes the following coding sequences:
- the LOC123587970 gene encoding arylamine N-acetyltransferase 1 has translation MDIEAYFERIGYKNSRNKLDLETLTNILQHQIRAIPFENLNIHCGETMELGLKAIFEQVVRRNRGGWCLQVNHLLYWVLTTIGYETTMLGGYVYSTAANKYSNAMIHLLLKVTTEGKNYIVDAGFGRSYQMWQPLELISGKDQLQVPCIFRLTEERGIWYLDQIRRQQYIANEEFLNSDLLEKNKYRKIYSFTLEPRTIEDFESVNTYLQTSPTSVFTSKSFCSLQTSEGVHCLVGCTLTYRKFNYKDNMDLVEFKVLNEEEVEQKLKNTFNISLERKFVPKHGDQLFTI, from the coding sequence ATGGACATTGAagcatattttgaaagaattggtTATAAGAATTCTAGGAACAAATTGGACTTGGAAACATTAACTAACATTCTTCAGCACCAGATCCGAGCCATTCCCTTTGAGAACCTTAACATCCATTGTGGGGAAACCATGGAATTGGGCTTGAAGGCCATTTTTGAGCAAGTTGTGCGGAGGAACCGTGGTGGATGGTGTCTCCAGGTCAATCATCTTCTGTACTGGGTTCTGACCACAATTGGTTATGAGACCACAATGTTGGGGGGTTATGTGTACAGTACTGCAGCCAACAAATATAGTAATGCTATGATTCATCTCCTGCTGAAGGTGACTACTGAGGGTAAGAATTACATAGTGGATGCTGGATTTGGACGTTCTTACCAGATGTGGCAGCCTCTGGAGTTAATTTCTGGAAAGGATCAGCTTCAAGTGCCTTGCATCTTCCGCTtgacagaagagagaggaatcTGGTACCTGGACCAAATCAGAAGACAGCAGTACATTGCAAATGAAGAATTTCTTAATTCTGAtctcctggaaaaaaataaataccgaAAAATATACTCCTTTACTCTTGAACCTCGAACAATTGAAGATTTTGAGTCTGTGAATACATACCTTCAGACATCTCCAACATCTGTGTTTACAAGCAAGTCATTCTGTTCCTTGCAGACATCTGAAGGGGTTCACTGTTTAGTGGGCTGCACCCTTACCTATAGGAAATTCAATTATAAGGACAATATGGATTTGGTAGAGTTTAAGGTCCTGAATGAAGAAGAAGTAGAACAAAAgctgaaaaatacatttaatatttccttAGAGAGAAAGTTTGTGCCCAAACATGGTGATCAACTTTTTACCATTTAG